A genome region from Hoplias malabaricus isolate fHopMal1 chromosome 8, fHopMal1.hap1, whole genome shotgun sequence includes the following:
- the LOC136705736 gene encoding kynurenine 3-monooxygenase has product MDSASMDTSAKQKKTSNKKKVAIVGGGLVGALNTSFFAKRGFDVYLFESREDIRSAKVVKGRSINLALSHRGRQALKHIGIEEKIVSMGIPMNARMIHSLSGARSPIPYGKKGQYILSVGRTNLNKELLTAAEAFPNTKLNFDHKLLDWSPETGVMTFSGPDGAEREFQADLIVGCDGAFSTTRKQFLRRSRFDYSQTYIPHGYLELTMPPRNGDFAMEPNFLHIWPRNTFMMIALPNLDKTFTCTLFMPFEDFEKIRTGDEVINFFQRNFPDSIPLFGMDALKRDFFQLPAQAMVWVKCSPYHLLDRCVLMGDAAHAMVPFYGQGMNAGFEDCLVFSEIMDLYNEDFAAVLPEYTRVRVPDDQAMAELAMYNYIEMRAHVNTRYFLFRKYLDNTLHFFMPRTIVPLYTMITFTRTRYHEAVIQWQWQNKVITRGLWIFGTISILGVSYYYLQFCPKKPHLTALQQLWKQVIALKWLTK; this is encoded by the exons ATGGATAGTGCCAGCATGGATACTTCAGCCAAGCAGAAAAAGACATCCAACAAGAAAAAGGTGGCAATAGTAGGAGGTGGTTTG GTTGGAGCCTTAAATACTTCCTTCTTTGCAAAAAGAGGTTTTGATGTTTATCTCTTTGAATCCCGAGAAG ATATTCGCTCTGCGAAAGTAGTGAAAGGCAGAAGCATCAATCTTGCCCTCTCCCATAGGGGACGCCAAGCTTTAAAACATATAGGGATTGAAGAGAAG ATTGTATCTATGGGCATCCCAATGAATGCTCGCATGATCCACAGTCTGAGTGGAGCACGTTCACCCATACCATACGGAAAAAAGGGGCAG TATATCCTCTCTGTAGGCAGAACCAACCTTAATAAGGAGCTACTAACAG CGGCAGAAGCATTTCCAAAtacaaaactgaactttgacCACAAGCTGCTTGACTGGAGCCCAGAAACTGGGGTCATGACTTTCAGTGG GCCTGATGGAGCTGAAAGGGAGTTCCAGGCAGATCTCATTGTGGGCTGCGATGGTGCCTTCTCTACCACCAGGAAGCAGTTCTTACGTCGAAGCCGCTTTGATTACAGCCAGACCTACATTCCTCATGGATACCTCGAGCTCACTATGCCCCCTAGGAATGGTGAT TTTGCAATGGAGCCCAATTTTCTACACATCTGGCCCAGGAACACATTTATGATGATTGCTTTGCCTAACTTG GACAAGACCTTCACCTGCACGCTGTTTATGCCATTTGAGGATTTTGAGAAAATCAGAACAGGTGATGAAGTAATCAACTTCTTTCAAAGGAACTTCCCTGATTCCATACCTCTCTTTGGAAT GGATGCCCTGAAGAGGGATTTTTTCCAGCTGCCTGCTCAGGCCATGGTGTGGGTGAAGTGCTCTCCTTATCACTTGCTGGACAGGTGTGTCCTAATGGGTGATGCTGCTCATGCCATGGTGCCGTTCTATGGCCAAGGCATGAATGCG GGCTTTGAAGACTGCCTAGTCTTCAGTGAGATCATGGATCTGTATAATGAAGACTTTG cTGCTGTGCTCCCTGAATACACAAGAGTGCGTGTTCCAGATGATCAGGCTATGGCTGAATTAGCTATGTACAACTACATTGAG ATGAGAGCACATGTCAACACCAGATATTTCCTATTCCGCAAATACTTGGACAACACACTCCATTTTTTCATGCCAAGGACAATCGTCCCTCTCTACACAATG ATTACCTTCACCAGAACACGGTATCATGAAGCAGTGATCCAGTGGCAATGGCAGAAcaag GTGATCACTCGGGGACTGTGGATCTTTGGGACAATTTCTATACTGGGAGTGTCTTACTATTATTTACAATTCTGTCCCAAGAAACCTCACCTTACTGCACTACAGCAGCTGTGGAAACAAGTTATTGCTCTCAAGTGGCTCACAAAGTAA